The genomic interval NNNNNNNNNNNNNNNNNNNNNNNNNNNNNNNNNNNNNNNNNNNNNNNNNNNNNNNNNNNNNNNNNNNNNNNNNNNNNNNNNNNNNNNNNNNNNNNNNNNNNNNNNNNNNNNNNNNNNNNNNNNNNNNNNNNNNNNNNNNNNNNNNNNNNNNNNNNNNNNNNNNNNNNNNNNNNNNNNNNNNNNNNNNNNNNNNNNNNNNNNNNNNNNNNNNNNNNNNNNNNNNNNNNNNNNNNNNNNNNNNNNNNNNNNNNNNNNNNNNNNNNNNNNNNNNNNNNNNNNNNNNNNNNNNNNNNNNNNNNNNNNNNNNNNNNNNNNNNNNNNNNNNNNNNNNNNNNNNNNNNNNNNNNNNNNNNNNNNNNNNNNNNNNNNNNNNNNNNNNNNNNNNNNNNNNNNNNNNNNNNNNNNNNNNNNNNNNNNNNNNNNNNNNNNNNNNNNNNNNNNNNNNNNNNNNNNNNNNNNNNNNNNNNNNNNNNNNNNNNNNNNNNNNNNNNNNNNNNNNNNNNNNNNNNNNNNNNNNNNNNNNNNNNNNNNNNNNNNNNNNNNNNNNNNNNNNNNNNNNNNNNNNNNNNNNNNNNNNNNNNNNNNNNNNNNNNNNNNNNNNNNNNNNNNNNNNNNNNNNNNNNNNNNNNNNNNNNNNNNNNNNNNNNNNNNNNNNNNNNNNNNNNNNNNNNNNNNNNNNNNNNNNNNNNNNNNNNNNNNNNNNNNNNNNNNNNNNNNNNNNNNNNNNNNNNNNNNNNNNNNNNNNNNNNNNNNNNNNNNNNNNNNNNNNNNNNNNNNNNNNNNNNNNNNNNNNNNNNNNNNNNNNNNNNNNNNNNNNNNNNNNNNNNNNNNNNNNNNNNNNNNNNNNNNNNNNNNNNNNNNNNNNNNNNNNNNNNNNNNNNNNNNNNNNNNNNNNNNNNNNNNNNNNNNNNNNNNNNNNNNNNNNNNNNNNNNNNNNNNNNNNNNNNNNNNNNNNNNNNNNNNNNNNNNNNNNNNNNNNNNNNNNNNNNNNNNNNNNNNNNNNNNNNNNNNNNNNNNNNNNNNNNNNNNNNNNNNNNNNNNNNNNNNNNNNNNNNNNNNNNNNNNNNNNNNNNNNNNNNNNNNNNNNNNNNNNNNNNNNNNNNNNNNNNNNNNNNNNNNNNNNNNNNNNNNNNNNNNNNNNNNNNNNNNNNNNNNNNNNNNNNNNNNNNNNNNNNNNNNNNNNNNNNNNNNNNNNNNNNNNNNNNNNNNNNNNNNNNNNNNNNNNNNNNNNNNNNNNNNNNNNNNNNNNNNNNNNNNNNNNNNNNNNNNNNNNNNNNNNNNNNNNNNNNNNNNNNNNNNNNNNNNNNNNNNNNNNNNNNNNNNNNNNNNNNNNNNNNNNNNNNNNNNNNNNNNNNNNNNNNNNNNNNNNNNNNNNNNNNNNNNNNNNNNNNNNNNNNNNNNNNNNNNNNNNNNNNNNNNNNNNNNNNNNNNNNNNNNNNNNNNNNNNNNNNNNNNNNNNNNNNNNNNNNNNNNNNNNNNNNNNNNNNNNNNNNNNNNNNNNNNNNNNNNNNNNNNNNNNNNNNNNNNNNNNNNNNNNNNNNNNNNNNNNNNNNNNNNNNNNNNNNNNNNNNNNNNNNNNNNNNNNNNNNNNNNNNNNNNNNNNNNNNNNNNNNNNNNNNNNNNNNNNNNNNNNNNNNNNNNNNNNNNNNNNNNNNNNNNNNNNNNNNNNNNNNNNNNNNNNNNNNNNNNNNNNNNNNNNNNNNNNNNNNNNNNNNNNNNNNNNNNNNNNNNNNNNNNNNNNNNNNNNNNNNNNNNNNNNNNNNNNNNNNNNNNNNNNNNNNNNNNNNNNNNNNNNNNNNNNNNNNNNNNNNNNNNNNNNNNNNNNNNNNNNNNNNNNNNNNNNNNNNNNNNNNNNNNNNNNNNNNNNNNNNNNNNNNNNNNNNNNNNNNNNNNNNNNNNNNNNNNNNNNNNNNNNNNNNNNNNNNNNNNNNNNNNNNNNNNNNNNNNNNNNNNNNNNNNNNNNNNNNNNNNNNNNNNNNNNNNNNNNNNNNNNNNNNNNNNNNNNNNNNNNNNNNNNNNNNNNNNNNNNNNNNNNNNNNNNNNNNNNNNNNNNNNNNNNNNNNNNNNNNNNNNNNNNNNNNNNNNNNNNNNNNNNNNNNNNNNNNNNNNNNNNNNNNNNNNNNNNNNNNNNNNNNNNNNNNNNNNNNNNNNNNNNNNNNNNNNNNNNNNNNNNNNNNNNNNNNNNNNNNNNNNNNNNNNNNNNNNNNNNNNNNNNNNNNNNNNNNNNNNNNNNNNNNNNNNNNNNNNNNNNNNNNNNNNNNNNNNNNNNNNNNNNNNNNNNNNNNNNNNNNNNNNNNNNNNNNNNNNNNNNNNNNNNNNNNNNNNNNNNNNNNNNNNNNNNNNNNNNNNNNNNNNNNNNNNNNNNNNNNNNNNNNNNNNNNNNNNNNNNNNNNNNNNNNNNNNNNNNNNNNNNNNNNNNNNNNNNNNNNNNNNNNNNNNNNNNNNNNNNNNNNNNNNNNNNNNNNNNNNNNNNNNNNNNNNNNNNNNNNNNNNNNNNNNNNNNNNNNNNNNNNNNNNNNNNNNNNNNNNNNNNNNNNNNNNNNNNNNNNNNNNNNNNNNNNNNNNNNNNNNNNNNNNNNNNNNNNNNNNNNNNNNNNNNNNNNNNNNNNNNNNNNNNNNNNNNNNNNNNNNNNNNNNNNNNNNNNNNNNNNNNNNNNNNNNNNNNNNNNNNNNNNNNNNNNNNNNNNNNNNNNNNNNNNNNNNNNNNNNNNNNNNNNNNNNNNNNNNNNNNNNNNNNNNNNNNNNNNNNNNNNNNNNNNNNNNNNNNNNNNNNNNNNNNNNNNNNNNNNNNNNNNNNNNNNNNNNNNNNNNNNNNNNNNNNNNNNNNNNNNNNNNNNNNNNNNNNNNNNNNNNNNNNNNNNNNNNNNNNNNNNNNNNNNNNNNNNNNNNNNNNNNNNNNNNNNNNNNNNNNNNNNNNNNNNNNNNNNNNNNNNNNNNNNNNNNNNNNNNNNNNNNNNNNNNNNNNNNNNNNNNNNNNNNNNNNNNNNNNNNNNNNNNNNNNNNNNNNNNNNNNNNNNNNNNNNNNNNNNNNNNNNNNNNNNNNNNNNNNNNNNNNNNNNNNNNNNNNNNNNNNNNNNNNNNNNNNNNNNNNNNNNNNNNNNNNNNNNNNNNNNNNNNNNNNNNNNNNNNNNNNNNNNNNNNNNNNNNNNNNNNNNNNNNNNNNNNNNNNNNNNNNNNNNNNNNNNNNNNNNNNNNNNNNNNNNNNNNNNNNNNNNNNNNNNNNNNNNNNNNNNNNNNNNNNNNNNNNNNNNNNNNNNNNNNNNNNNNNNNNNNNNNNNNNNNNNNNNNNNNNNNNNNNNNNNNNNNNNNNNNNNNNNNNNNNNNNNNNNNNNNNNNNNNNNNNNNNNNNNNNNNNNNNNNNNNNNNNNNNNNNNNNNNNNNNNNNNNNNNNNNNNNNNNNNNNNNNNNNNNNNNNNNNNNNNNNNNNNNNNNNNNNNNNNNNNNNNNNNNNNNNNNNNNNNNNNNNNNNNNNNNNNNNNNNNNNNNNNNNNNNNNNNNNNNNNNNNNNNNNNNNNNNNNNNNNNNNNNNNNNNNNNNNNNNNNNNNNNNNNNNNNNNNNNNNNNNNNNNNNNNNNNNNNNNNNNNNNNNNNNNNNNNNNNNNNNNNNNNNNNNNNNNNNNNNNNNNNNNNNNNNNNNNNNNNNNNNNNNNNNNNNNNNNNNNNNNNNNNNNNNNNNNNNNNNNNNNNNNNNNNNNNNNNNNNNNNNNNNNNNNNNNNNNNNNNNNNNNNNNNNNNNNNNNNNNNNNNNNNNNNNNNNNNNNNNNNNNNNNNNNNNNNNNNNNNNNNNNNNNNNNNNNNNNNNNNNNNNNNNNNNNNNNNNNNNNNNNNNNNNNNNNNNNNNNNNNNNAAAATCCTATCCGTTAAGTTGGCATCATTAACTATGTGCTGACATGGCGAATGATGTGGTGaatgaatcaatattttttcttctctctcatatGTTATGTCcaactttttatctttctctcaTATTAATggttggaaaatgatattttgacactattttttgacaccattttgacactgcacacatgtcaaaatgtagttggacgatttcaaattaaaacaaaatgataacttgtccaatcacattttgacacgtgtacagtgtcaaaatgatgttaaaatattatttttcaggTTTCCAATCTCTCTATTCCATATCCGGGTTCACGTTTCTGCTGCACCCTCCATTATCACTCCATAAGCATTTTACCCAGGAACAGGAACAAAACCCAATCACGCCCccaccttcttcttccattttcatcatGCAACGACATCCTTTTGTCACCTGCAATTCCAACACAATAAACACAACCCATCTACATTTTGACTCAATTTCCAACATCTTCCATCTTCCAGATTCAACACAGGAGTTCATTCATTCTACCATTCAATTCTCCCTTCTCCATCCTAAATCCTCTGCTCTTCCACTCATATCTCAAATATTCCAACAATACAaagttatcaataaataaaaaaacaaaaaaaagtaacGAGAGGGGACAATGTCTCACGGTGGCTTGCCGAAGGAGGGGAATCAATGGTGGCTCCATTTTGGATGTCTTGGGTAAACTACAACAATCAAATTGCATTgcattttagtttaataattagCTACAAACACAATTAAgcaacaaagaaaaatgaacaacCACACAAAAGGAATTAGGGAGGTTTGAATAAGAACAAGAACTGCCTTGTACAAAGTCTCTTCACCACCATCGTCGTTCCTTCTTCCACCTCCGTCGAAGCCCTCAACAAATCCTCCAAATCGAAACTATATATTCCCCCTTCAAAGAACGCCAGCTTGTTCCTTTCAGCCTCCGTGAAACCCCTGGTGATATCCTCCTTCGACGATGACGTCCCCGCCTCCACCGGCACAGAATGTGCCGCCGTAACAGGCTTCGGCAGTTTTGTTGACTGCCGTCGCCGACGCCGAAGGCACAACAGCAGCAAAAACGCCGCGATGAGACGAACCCGACAACGATTGCGACATGGTGCCCGTGGAGAGCTTCTTGGACTTCTTACGCGTCGTGGCCAGGGTTGAATTAGAGGAGGGAGACGACGCCAAAGCCGGGAAGAAGGGGTTGCAGGACTTCAATGGCGGGCCACAGAGATCTACGTTTCCTGCAAATGAGGAGTCGAGGAAAGAGAAAGCGTCTCCAGAATGGACCCGTTGAGGCAGTTGGAGGAAACATTGAAGCGATCGAGCTTGACAGTGGCGCTGGGATTTTCCCAGAGAAGCCGTTGTGTTCCAAGGAGAGGCCAGTGAGGTGGGTTAAGTTGACGAGGAAAGGGGTATAACCGGTGAACTAGTTATTCTGGTTGGGGAGGAAAAAGACATTTTAGAGGTAGAGGTTGCCGAGGAAGGAGAGAGAGaacaaaaaaagtatttaataaaaatatagaaaagagaaaaacatgggggcatgaaaggaaaaacaaaaggagagaagaaaaggTGCCGCCTCGGGAGTTAACTCCGTTACTAAAGtgaaaatatttaagataatgatatttagacaatattttttgacaacattcaaacattcattacatgttaatatgtgattggtcaaaaattactttataataatgtttatgattattattattgtagagtaatttttgaccaatcacataatcaatattcaaatgttgtcaaaaaaatattatctaaataccATTATCCTTTAATATAGGGACgaaaaaatcatttaaaccttaattttaacACAAATGTTTCGTTTAAGATAGACttgaatataaatgtattaataaatgatatactacccaaaaaaaatttattcaatttaattgcTAAACAATAAAGTGTAATAAGTGGTAAATTCAAAGATATATTCTTCCtacaaaaagttaatttaaactATTCACTTACCTTTGCACCACGTTTCTTTAAAAATTGACTTTGATATATATGAGTTAGTAAATGTTTCCTTggaaattaactttgatataaatgagttaataaatgataataaagtgtgtaatttaaaataggataatgatatttagacaacatttttttgacaacatttaaacattgattacgtgttaatctgtgattggtcaaaaattactccacaataatgtttatgattattattattgattctgaagtaatttttgatcaatcacagtttgacacgtaatcaatgttcaactgttgtcaaaaaaatgttgtctaaatatcattatcctttaaaataagtgtcaaattcaaatattttttttttcattaaacatgTGGATTACCCTTTGTTAAAGGTGCCGTTACCctttgattttttatgttgtctCGGTCTAATTTAATGTGACGTTAGTATAGGAAAtgccaaaaatattatttaattttatgacgTAATGACTTTGGGAAGAGGTGCTCTAATAAAAGTACTTTAATGTGATGATGTCAGTATGCTCTTTAAGGactttgatgatttttttttttttcttttgttgaagtGAAAAGAAGCAAAGGaggagggagaaggagagtgtATTGTGATGGAGATGAACACAGTGAAGATTTTGTTAGGAGCAGTTTTGGCGTTGTTGATTCATGTCTTCAATGTGTTTGTGTTTAGGCCAAGATCAATGAGAGCGAAGCTTCAGAAGCAGGGGATTAAAGGGCCTTCTCCTCATTTCTACTTTGGCAACATCCCAGAAATCAAGAGCATTTTGCTGCAAGTTCAGTCAGCAGCACCAGCCACTGAAGTTACAGAGAAAGATGAAGGATCTTCTCTTTCTCACAATTGGCCTTTCACTCTCTTCCCTCATGTTCAAAAGTGGATCAAACAATATGGTGAGTTAGTTACTTTGGCCTGTctcataaacatgttttcttcctttttgtttgGAGCAATGAATCGACAACAGTCACTCTTCTTTGCATTGAATGGTTTTTTCTTGTGAGATTCTGATTATAACAGTTGAATGGTCTAAGTGCACATGCTTGCATGCTTGAGATTTTGGGCTCTTTTACATTTTCCGAGTTGAGTTGGGTTTGAATCTATTGTGAACTCTTTCTGTTCTTGGTCTGATGATGGAAATGTTCTGTAACTGTAAGAGAAACCTGTTCAGGTTCCATAAAAATAAATGCATTTCATTGCTTAGACGCCAAAATCTGGAATATTTTCATCTGTTCAAAAGGCCCTTTTGGTTAAAAGACTGAAAGAATCAAGTTTTCACAATTTTCACgtaaaaagttgtaattttggTTTATAAGAATGGGTTCAATGGTGTGTTCAAAACTTGAAATAATCAAAGCCATAGTAAAAACTTGTAAGACACCTTAGAAAAACTGAAAACCAAGAAAAAGGTCAAATTCTTTCAGGAAGTGCTGAAAAGGGTTTgcataatattaaatgaaaggTTTGGTGTTCTAGAATTGGCAGATTGATGTGATTCTATTGCCATCATTTCTATGTCCAAATTTTGATTTCATATGTGCAGGTCCCATGTACTTGTTTTCTTCTGGGTCTATACAGTGGCTAATGGTGTCAGATATAGAGATGGTGAAGGAAGTGGTCGTGCACACCTCTTTGAATCTAGGGAAGCCTACATATCTATCCAAAGATATGAGGCCACTCTTGGGCAAAGGCATAATAACGTCAAATGGGTCAATTTGGGTTCACCAGAGGAAGATAATTGCCCCAGAACTGTTCCTTGTTAAGGTGAAGGTAAGTGTATTCTAGCCCACCCTATCCTGCTTAAGAGAAAATGAATGCTGCATTTTCcacaaagaagaaatcaatgGACCGTtcatacaaaatttgattactaAAAATGACAACTTTATGTTGCTTTGATCCTTGGTAATAAGTTTTCCCTGTTCATGGTCCTTAAAAGTGTCCCTACCCTTAAAAGCTACATAAAGATTGTGTAGATATATGGATCAAATGAGTAGTTAAAGCTTAACTCATTGAATATGTTGAAGCATTTTGACTCAGAAAACTAATCTTAAAGCAATCTATTAGAGAGCTAAAAAATGTCAGCTATACTGTAATACAATACCAATCTCACGATTGCTTTTGCTGTAAATCATATTGAAGGCAATGGTTAATCTGATAGTGGACTCAACAAATACAACACTAAGGTCTTGGGAGGGTAGACTTGAAGGTGAGGGAGCACCATCAGAGATTAAAATTGATGAAGATCTTCGAAGTTTGTCAGCTGACATAATTGCCAGAGCTTGTTTTGGGAGCAATTACActgaaggaaaagaaatattCTCAAAGTTAAGAGATCTTCAAATTCTCTTGTCCAAGCGTAATTATGGAATTCCAGGCTTTCGGTATGCATGCCAACTAAAAAGACTATTTTATGCTCATCAATCATAAGAATGTTCAATGTTTTCCTTTTGCCATGAGTCTTCGCACATTTGtatttcttgttcttgttcttgtttgCTGCTAATGTGAAAGTTGGTGCCGTAATCTGTTTTAGATACTTGCCAAACAAAAGCAACAGACAAACGTGGAGATTGGGGAAAGAGATAGACTCAAAGATAGCAAAGCTCATAAAACAACGTCTGGAGGAAACTCATGAGCAGGATCTCTTACAAATGATTCTTGAGGGTGCAAAGAACTGTGAGGGTGGTGATGGCCTCATATCAGATTCAATCTCATGTGACAGGTTTATGATAGATAACtgcaaaaatatattctttgCTGGACATGAGACTACTGCCATCACAGCATCATGGTGCTTAATGCTGTTAGCTGAGCATCAAGATTGGCAAGACCGTGTCCGAGCTGAGGTGCTTGAAGTTTGTGGAAAAAATGCTCCTGATGCAAACATGCTTAGAAGCTTGAAAACGGTATGTTATACACAGTATTATACACAGTATGTGATAAAGATAAATGTTTCCATGGAACACAGTGAACTGATACATTCATCTTCCCTTGGTTTAATTTTCTTGATCCTTGAAATTTTACATCAGAGATTTAGATTGGACACAATGGATGATTACCATATCATGTCTCTGTAGCTGGAGAAATTTCATTGTACCTTTTTCCCACTTCAATTGGATCCTGATCTCCTTGtgcataaaataatttgtagaaGTTCTCTCATATCTTTTTACATTCTTATTTTGCATGAACTAATTTTAGCTTATGAAGAAACTCATTTCATCTTCTATAAAAATTTCTTGTTCAAGCAGACCCATAGGCCTGTTGTCCAAAGGATTTTATGTAAAAGTTTCTTGTTCAAGGTTTTGTTGGAATAAAATGGGCGGTAGTCTATGATGCACACGAATCTGTAATgaagtatataatttataaagtactaatacttttatgatgataataaattataattttttgttttgacgttatttaatacatgttattttaatttggatttcTATCACAGCAATCACATATTTATcacgtttttttaaaaaaaaattgtttatttttcaatattcatATATCACGTATCctgttattttcaaattaaacttTTTGCCATTTTAGATAGGTGATACACTTATCGTTTCCATGCATCATAGGTAGTATTGTTACATGCATAAAAGCTAAGACCATGTTTTTGATTTCagttgtttttataaaaacaaactgTTTTATATACTGAGCTttcttaaaaacatttattaaaaggttctctttcttttttatggAAAGTTAAGTTGTTTTCATGAATAAATTTTGTAACTTACTATTATTTTCTACCAACGTCCTTTCCTTTCAGCTTGATACACACTTTTTTTCCTAGGTAAGAGGCTGATTCTGTGTTGTGTCTAAATGAAACTATTTGTCTTAACCACTTTTCTAGAAACTTGTCTAACAAAAGTTGATTTTGATCAAATATCAATTGCTGAAATAATCTGATTTATGTTTATCAATACAACATTTGTTTGTGTCTCAAAATTCAGTATAACTGTAGTAAAATCATTTGCAAGTTTCATGAGCATTGTTTCTGATCATCTTGAGGCCTTGCATGATAATGTTACACATGCAGTTAACCATGGTGATTCAAGAGACTTTGAGGCTGTATCCACCAGCAGTTTTTGTTGTTAGAACAGCTCTTCAAGATGTAAATCTAAAAGGGTTACTAATTCCAGAAGGAATGAACATTCAGATTCCACTCTCAGTGCTGCAGCGTGACCCTCTTCTCTGGGGTCCTGATGCTCACAAGTTCAACCCGGAAAGATTTGCAAATGGGGTGCTTGGAGCATGCAAGGTTCCACAAGCTTATATACCATTTGGAATAGGGGCACGGGTATGTGTTGGACAGCACTTAGCCATGGTAGAACTCAAGGTGATTTTGTCTCTGATTCTGATGAAGTTTCACTTCTCTCTCTCACCAAGTTACTGCCATTCACCAGCCTTTCGTTTGGTCGTAGTACCTGGTGGCCAGGGAGTTGTTCTTCAGATGACAAGAATTTGAGCAACTATGTAACATTTCCCTTTGTTCTTTGAGGTCCTCTTTTGCCTTTTGTGCTTAGAAAATGGGGGTAGATAAGATCACAAGACATCATATTTTGCAGCAGATGAGTGATGAAAACATGCAGGAAATgttggtttttttctttaatcaaacTTTTTCCATAAACTCTtgtaagacaaataaaaaatattccagTTTTACAATAAATCAAGAATCATAAGTTAATCTGTTGaggttgtttttgtttgataaagaggttgtttttgtttgataaacttaaattagggtgattttgtaatttcattGAGTCTTATTTTTGATTCCTCTTACTAGTTTTAACTTTACAGATCggaaaaagttttttaacaaatttttaacaacGTATATGTGACAATTTGTGattagtctgttttaaatattttttaaatttaaattcaaataaattaataaagtgaTGACATGTGTTTcgttgtaaaaaatttgtcaaaaagtgttgttaaaatattatcattatgaAGATTAACCATGACAAAAAGGTTATCATTGATATGATAATGGTATCATAAacttgtctttatttatttaatcttttgaaacatttctttattttatgatacACATTGCATTACCATATTattgaagttaaaatttgtAAGCAATCTTTAACAGTTCCAAAGCAAGCTCTTTTGGTTTGGAAATCATGACCATATGGTCTGAATTCTTTATCTTTTTGACATCAGCAAATGGACCAGTGTTCTGAATTATCCACCTTTGAAACTCCTTTGGTATCAAATTATCTTTTTCAGCAATTATGAACACTTTAGAAACCCTTCCATTCCTCTTCTTGCTTACTGCACTTTGTTTTTCCAATAATTTTACATCACTCATAAAGGGAGGTAAAGGTCTCACCAAAGATACTGCAAGTGTTAGATCCTGCATAATATGTAAACAAATTTTTCACTTCTAATGGAACAATTCATTCTATATACAAAAGATAAAGTTTATCACAATCAAATCATCCACATATGTGTCTGCAAAATCAAAATAACTAAAcaattgtatttatattattgtggAATAGCTCCCAACACACAAACAACACTAAAAATAAAGTACAACTGCAAATGCTGAGACTGATAGAAGGTAAATAGAGGAACAAGAGGAATAAACACAAAAGTTTAAGTTGAACTAGGTTCATGAGATCTAAGTCCAATTACATAATATATTGACACGACTCTTCatccaaaactttaaaataatagattaatagGTCTTTACCTTTATATgatgctctactttctcatttctatccaatgtagAACTTGAACTCATAATTGGATTCTTAACAATCTATTCTTAACATACTTATAATCTCCTACATATAACTACCGAATAGTCTAAAAACTTCTTAAACACAATTTATTGAgtcaatttttcaaatacatCATTTGTTAACTTTCCAATTGCTTGAATGATTATTTGTCAAAGAAATATGGAATTGAACATGTTTACCTCGGTTGTTGATAGTTGGTACAATCTTGATCTAAAAAATTCAACTCCAATTGATGAGAGGATTGGAGCTTTGTTTCCATCCAATATGAAGTATTGTTCTAGCAAAGCATTTCCCAATCTTCTATTTGCCTACAAGATCAACACATAGATTCCCCAAATTGTAtgatttcataattataatttccttTATAGATAGAAATGAAACACACTTATATATtcaaacatacacacacatgtatatatataaagaaattcaCAATAGTTTATGTTGAGTCTATCGAGGAGGAGTTCATTAGAGAGACATAAACACCAATGAGATCTGGGCCCAACCATATAATGAATTGACACCACTCTGTATCCAAAACCTTAAAGAAATGGATTAAtgagtctttcatctttatataatattctacTTTCTCAATCCTATACAATGTGAAACTCTGACTCACGCTTAAATTTCTAAcaatttacttatatataatagACAACAAATGAACAAAAGTGTTTCAGTGCATTTATATGGATATGTAAAAGGGTACAATAAatcttaattagtttaattcacacacacacacagatatatatatatatataaagaaaaagacaaatacTTAAAGATTATGCAGCATGAGTTTGGATACAGGCTTGAGATAATTGGTTGAAAATGTGTGATTAGTGAGAGCAATACCTCTTGAAGAAAAGCAAGGAAGGTGAGGTTGTGAGTGACAACAGCTGCAGTGATGAAAACTGCAACAGAGATTTTCTGAGGGTATTTTTCCATGGCAAGGGATACTGATAGCCCTCCAAGACTATGACCTACAAGAATGACCTTTTCCTGTGGAGGAAGAGAGGCCAAGAATGTGATCAAAGGCTTATGATATTCTGAAACTGAATCAACTTCTTCACTCTGCTTTGTATTCACACCACATGCTGCCATGTCTAGACTTGTCACATTCTCACCTTCTGATTTCAGTTGATCAGCCACCTTATACCAACACCATGCACCATGAAAAGCTCCATGCACCAGCACAAAGTGCTTACCattaacacaaacaaacaaaaaatgaagaaatatcaCAAAGATCACCAAATGGTACTTCTCCCTTTTGAGCATCTTCATAagcttttccttctctttcccccttttttttttcttggttttgctGTAGAAACTGTCTCATGatcttttcatatatatatatatatatatatatatatatatatatatatgcatctATAGGTCGTTTATCCATGAATGATTATtcctttaataatatatatgtttctcAATTTCATAAAGTCTTGAACATATTTTTCTCACAAATATGTTTAGATTTTACTTTTGAGTGGTAAGAATCTTTTAGTTGactttttcttaagaaaataattttctagTCCATCCAATATTTCTTATTGTGGTTATGTTAACTTGACAAgtcacattataaaaatatatgatatatataaatttttgattttgatgtttcatttttttattgtgattttttatcTTATGTTTGAAAATCTgttgagaaaaacaaaatcacaaattaaaattgaaagggAGTGACAATTACactattacaaaatatttgtgGAGACAAACTTTCAGAAATCATTTAATAgatccaaaaattttcaatataaaatgatttttctttagaatacaaagataaaaaaaatacaaaccaaaaaataaaataaaattcagacgtattttaaaatagaaaatatatgtaGAGATGCTGTATGACTACCTCATATGAAAGGGATATTCTATAAGAATTAGTGCATCTTGTCCTTTATACGAATCGAATGATTATTTTTggtgtaatattttaatacactaATCTTTACATTcgtatctttaattaatttattttcagaaaataatgtatttattttctagCAAATTtctaattgtatttattttctttt from Vigna radiata var. radiata cultivar VC1973A chromosome 9, Vradiata_ver6, whole genome shotgun sequence carries:
- the LOC106773262 gene encoding cytochrome P450 714C2, with product MEMNTVKILLGAVLALLIHVFNVFVFRPRSMRAKLQKQGIKGPSPHFYFGNIPEIKSILLQVQSAAPATEVTEKDEGSSLSHNWPFTLFPHVQKWIKQYGPMYLFSSGSIQWLMVSDIEMVKEVVVHTSLNLGKPTYLSKDMRPLLGKGIITSNGSIWVHQRKIIAPELFLVKVKAMVNLIVDSTNTTLRSWEGRLEGEGAPSEIKIDEDLRSLSADIIARACFGSNYTEGKEIFSKLRDLQILLSKRNYGIPGFRYLPNKSNRQTWRLGKEIDSKIAKLIKQRLEETHEQDLLQMILEGAKNCEGGDGLISDSISCDRFMIDNCKNIFFAGHETTAITASWCLMLLAEHQDWQDRVRAEVLEVCGKNAPDANMLRSLKTLTMVIQETLRLYPPAVFVVRTALQDVNLKGLLIPEGMNIQIPLSVLQRDPLLWGPDAHKFNPERFANGVLGACKVPQAYIPFGIGARVCVGQHLAMVELKVILSLILMKFHFSLSPSYCHSPAFRLVVVPGGQGVVLQMTRI
- the LOC106773263 gene encoding salicylic acid-binding protein 2-like, whose amino-acid sequence is MLKREKYHLVIFVIFLHFLFVCVNGKHFVLVHGAFHGAWCWYKVADQLKSEGENVTSLDMAACGVNTKQSEEVDSVSEYHKPLITFLASLPPQEKVILVGHSLGGLSVSLAMEKYPQKISVAVFITAAVVTHNLTFLAFLQEANRRLGNALLEQYFILDGNKAPILSSIGVEFFRSRLYQLSTTEDLTLAVSLVRPLPPFMSDVKLLEKQSAVSKKRNGRVSKVFIIAEKDNLIPKEFQRWIIQNTGPFADVKKIKNSDHMVMISKPKELALELLKIAYKF